One window of Burkholderia thailandensis E264 genomic DNA carries:
- the argJ gene encoding bifunctional glutamate N-acetyltransferase/amino-acid acetyltransferase ArgJ — MAVNFPSIDPAQLHPVAGVTLGWAEANIRKPNRKDVLVVSIDEGATVSGVFTENRFCAAPVTVCREHLAKVRAGGAGIRALVVNTGNANAGTGEPGLAHARETCAELARLAGIAPEQVLPFSTGVILEPLPIDRLKAGLPAALANCAAANWHDAAQAIMTTDTLPKAASRQVAIDGHTITLTGISKGAGMIKPNMATMLGFLAFDAKVAQPVLDALVKEVADRSFNCITIDGDTSTNDSFILIASGKASLPEIASTDSPAYAALRDAVTAVAQALAQLIVRDGEGATKFITVTVDGGKSAAECRQIAYAIGHSPLVKTAFYASDPNLGRILAAIGYAGVADLDVGKIDLYLDDVLVAKAGGRNPAYLEEDGQRVMKQSEIAVRVLLGRGDAQATIWTCDLSHDYVSINADYRS, encoded by the coding sequence ATGGCTGTCAATTTTCCCTCGATCGATCCCGCGCAATTGCATCCCGTCGCCGGCGTGACGCTCGGCTGGGCGGAGGCGAACATTCGCAAGCCGAACCGAAAGGACGTGCTCGTCGTCTCCATCGACGAGGGCGCGACCGTGTCGGGCGTGTTTACCGAGAACCGCTTCTGCGCGGCGCCCGTGACGGTCTGCCGCGAGCATCTGGCGAAGGTGCGCGCGGGCGGCGCGGGCATTCGCGCGCTCGTCGTCAACACGGGCAACGCGAACGCGGGCACGGGCGAGCCGGGTCTCGCGCATGCGCGCGAGACGTGCGCGGAGCTCGCGCGCCTCGCGGGCATCGCGCCCGAGCAGGTGCTGCCGTTCTCGACGGGCGTGATCCTCGAGCCGCTGCCGATCGACCGTCTGAAGGCCGGCCTGCCCGCCGCGCTCGCGAACTGCGCGGCCGCGAACTGGCACGACGCCGCGCAGGCGATCATGACGACCGACACGCTGCCGAAGGCGGCGTCGCGCCAGGTGGCGATCGACGGCCACACGATCACGCTGACGGGCATCAGCAAGGGCGCCGGGATGATCAAGCCGAACATGGCGACGATGCTCGGCTTCCTCGCGTTCGATGCTAAGGTCGCGCAGCCCGTGCTCGATGCGCTCGTGAAGGAAGTGGCCGATCGCTCGTTCAACTGCATTACGATCGACGGCGATACGTCGACGAACGACTCGTTCATCCTGATCGCGTCCGGCAAGGCGAGCCTGCCCGAGATCGCGTCGACCGATTCGCCCGCGTACGCGGCGTTGCGCGACGCGGTGACCGCCGTTGCGCAAGCGCTTGCGCAGCTGATCGTGCGCGACGGCGAAGGCGCGACGAAATTCATTACGGTGACGGTCGACGGCGGCAAGAGCGCAGCCGAATGCCGCCAGATCGCGTACGCGATCGGTCATTCGCCGCTCGTGAAGACGGCGTTCTACGCGTCGGACCCGAACCTCGGCCGGATTCTCGCGGCGATCGGCTACGCGGGCGTCGCGGATCTCGACGTCGGCAAGATCGATCTGTATCTCGACGACGTGCTCGTCGCGAAGGCGGGCGGCCGCAATCCCGCGTATCTCGAAGAGGACGGCCAGCGCGTGATGAAGCAAAGCGAGATCGCCGTGCGCGTGCTGCTCGGCCGCGGCGATGCGCAAGCGACGATCTGGACTTGCGATTTGTCGCACGATTACGTCAGCATCAACGCCGACTATCGTTCGTAA
- the secA gene encoding preprotein translocase subunit SecA: MTTGFLQKIFGSRNQRLVKQYQKTVATINALETQIEKLTDDQLRGKTGEFRQRIAAGESLDKLLPEAFAVCREASRRVLKMRHFDVQMIGGMVLHYGKIAEMRTGEGKTLVATLAAYLNALAGRGVHVVTVNDYLAQRDAEWMGRLYNFLGLSVGINLSGMEHDQKQAAYAADITYGTNNEFGFDYLRDNMVYETDARVQRPLNFAVVDEVDSILIDEARTPLIISGQAEDHTELYVRMNALPPLLERQIGEEKADGTGVEKPGDYTLDEKGRQVFLTESGHEKAERMLAEWGLIGDGESLYAPQNITLMHHVYAALRAHTLFHRDQHYVVQNGEVIIVDEFTGRLMPGRRWSDGLHQAVEAKEHVKIQSENQTLASITFQNYFRMYAKLSGMTGTADTEAYEFNEIYGLETVVIPTNRPPKRIDKQDQIYKTAKERYDAVIRDIRECYERGQPVLVGTTSIENSELLSHLLKQAGLPHEVLNAKQHAREAAIVAEAGRPKRVTIATNMAGRGTDIVLGGNVEKQAAFIEADEAIPADEKARRIQQLHDEWETLHEQVKTAGGLHIIGTERHESRRIDNQLRGRAGRQGDPGSSRFYLSLEDPLLRIFAGDRVRAIMDRLKMPEGEAIEAGIVTRSIESAQRKVEARNFDIRKQLLEYDDVSNDQRKVIYQQRNELLEAHDIAETIGAMRHGVISEVVRQFVPAGSIEEQWDLPELEETLRNDWQLDLAIQEMVNESSSINADEILDAVTTAADEHYEAKVALVGRESFSAFERSIMLQTLDRLWREHLAALDHLRQGIHLRGYAQKNPKQEYKREAFELFAAMLDAVKQEVTRIVMNVQIQSPEQLEEAAEQIEEQGGQLGNVEFQHADFAAAAAASAGGAVVADATAEMVGHAMSHSGPAGEVPRVGRNDPCPCGSGKKYKHCHGKLS, from the coding sequence ATGACAACCGGTTTTCTTCAGAAAATTTTTGGCAGCCGCAACCAGCGGCTCGTCAAGCAATACCAAAAGACCGTCGCGACGATCAATGCGCTCGAAACGCAGATCGAGAAGCTGACGGACGACCAGTTGCGCGGCAAGACAGGGGAGTTCCGTCAGCGCATCGCGGCCGGCGAGTCGCTCGACAAGCTCCTGCCCGAGGCGTTCGCCGTGTGCCGCGAGGCGAGCCGCCGCGTGCTGAAGATGCGCCACTTCGACGTGCAGATGATCGGCGGCATGGTGCTGCATTACGGCAAGATCGCCGAAATGCGCACGGGCGAGGGCAAGACGCTCGTCGCGACGCTCGCCGCGTATCTGAACGCGCTCGCGGGCCGCGGCGTGCACGTCGTGACGGTCAACGACTACCTCGCGCAGCGCGACGCCGAGTGGATGGGCCGTCTTTACAACTTCCTCGGGCTCTCCGTCGGCATCAACCTGTCGGGGATGGAGCACGACCAGAAGCAGGCGGCGTACGCGGCCGACATCACGTACGGCACGAACAACGAATTCGGCTTCGACTACCTGCGCGACAACATGGTCTACGAGACCGACGCGCGCGTGCAGCGGCCGCTGAACTTCGCGGTGGTCGACGAAGTCGACTCGATCCTGATCGACGAGGCGCGCACGCCGCTCATCATCTCGGGCCAGGCGGAGGATCACACCGAGCTGTACGTGCGGATGAACGCGCTGCCGCCGCTGCTCGAGCGCCAGATCGGCGAGGAGAAGGCGGACGGCACGGGCGTCGAGAAGCCGGGCGATTACACGCTCGACGAAAAGGGCCGCCAGGTGTTCCTGACCGAGTCGGGCCACGAGAAGGCCGAGCGGATGCTCGCCGAATGGGGCTTGATCGGCGACGGCGAGAGCCTCTACGCGCCGCAGAACATCACGCTGATGCACCATGTGTACGCGGCGCTGCGCGCACACACGCTCTTCCATCGCGATCAGCACTACGTCGTGCAGAACGGCGAAGTGATCATCGTCGACGAATTCACGGGCCGCCTGATGCCGGGCCGCCGCTGGTCCGACGGCCTGCACCAGGCGGTCGAGGCGAAGGAGCACGTGAAGATCCAGAGCGAGAACCAGACGCTCGCGTCGATCACGTTCCAGAACTACTTCCGGATGTACGCGAAGCTCTCGGGCATGACGGGCACGGCGGACACCGAGGCGTACGAATTCAACGAGATCTACGGCCTCGAGACGGTCGTGATCCCGACCAACCGGCCGCCGAAGCGGATCGACAAGCAGGATCAGATCTACAAGACCGCGAAGGAGCGCTACGACGCGGTGATCCGCGATATCCGCGAGTGCTACGAGCGCGGCCAGCCGGTGCTCGTCGGCACGACGTCGATCGAGAACTCGGAGCTGCTGTCGCACCTGCTCAAGCAGGCGGGCCTGCCGCACGAGGTGCTGAACGCGAAGCAGCACGCGCGCGAGGCGGCGATCGTCGCGGAGGCGGGCCGGCCGAAGCGCGTCACGATCGCGACGAACATGGCGGGCCGCGGCACCGACATCGTGCTCGGTGGCAACGTCGAGAAGCAGGCGGCGTTCATCGAGGCCGACGAGGCGATTCCGGCCGACGAAAAGGCGCGCCGCATCCAGCAGCTGCACGACGAATGGGAAACGCTGCACGAGCAGGTGAAGACCGCGGGCGGTCTTCACATCATCGGCACCGAGCGCCACGAGTCGCGCCGGATCGACAATCAGCTGCGCGGCCGTGCGGGCCGGCAGGGCGATCCGGGCTCGTCGCGCTTCTACCTGTCGCTCGAGGATCCGCTGTTGCGCATCTTCGCGGGCGACCGCGTGCGCGCGATCATGGATCGCCTGAAGATGCCGGAGGGCGAGGCGATCGAGGCGGGCATCGTCACGCGCTCGATCGAATCCGCGCAGCGCAAGGTCGAGGCGCGCAACTTCGACATCCGAAAGCAGCTGCTCGAATACGACGACGTGTCGAACGATCAGCGCAAGGTGATCTATCAGCAGCGCAACGAATTGCTCGAAGCACACGACATCGCCGAAACGATCGGCGCGATGCGTCACGGCGTGATCTCGGAAGTCGTCCGCCAGTTCGTGCCGGCGGGCAGCATCGAGGAGCAGTGGGATCTGCCCGAGCTCGAGGAGACGCTGCGCAACGACTGGCAACTCGACCTCGCGATCCAGGAAATGGTGAACGAGTCGTCGTCGATTAACGCGGACGAGATTCTCGACGCCGTCACGACGGCCGCCGACGAGCACTACGAAGCGAAGGTCGCGCTGGTCGGCCGCGAATCGTTCAGCGCGTTCGAGCGCTCGATCATGCTGCAGACGCTCGACCGGCTGTGGCGCGAGCACCTCGCGGCGCTCGACCATCTGCGTCAGGGCATCCATCTGCGCGGCTATGCACAGAAGAACCCGAAGCAGGAATACAAGCGCGAGGCGTTCGAACTGTTCGCGGCGATGCTCGACGCGGTGAAGCAGGAAGTCACGCGGATCGTGATGAACGTGCAGATCCAGTCGCCCGAGCAGCTCGAGGAGGCGGCCGAGCAGATCGAGGAGCAGGGCGGCCAGCTCGGCAACGTCGAGTTCCAGCACGCCGATTTCGCGGCGGCCGCCGCCGCGTCGGCGGGGGGCGCGGTGGTCGCGGACGCGACGGCCGAGATGGTCGGCCACGCGATGAGCCACAGCGGCCCGGCGGGCGAAGTGCCGCGGGTCGGACGCAACGATCCGTGCCCATGCGGCAGCGGCAAGAAGTACAAGCACTGTCACGGCAAGCTGAGCTGA